A genome region from Pygocentrus nattereri isolate fPygNat1 chromosome 10, fPygNat1.pri, whole genome shotgun sequence includes the following:
- the nt5c1ab gene encoding cytosolic 5'-nucleotidase 1A, whose protein sequence is MNLNHQVTTSKGDSYCLEAMRTREHSTPTKKPTSPKPENAITIAVSSRVLFNMDVEQQIFEQKGMEEYLKYQVDHETELFKPGPAFSFIKALEAVNAQLRDLYPESEELFDVVLMTNNHAHVGVRLINSINHYKLFIERFCMTGGNSPIGYLKAYHTNLYLSADSMKVREAIEEGIAAATMFTSEKVTQVSETQLRVAFDGDAVLFSDESERIYKTQGLDKFFEHEKAHENKPLDHGPLKGFLEVLGKLQRKFYAKGHRMDCPIRTYLVTARSAASSGSRALKTLRAWGLETDEALFLAGAPKGPMLAKIKPHIFFDDQMFHIEGAAELGTVAAHVPYGIAQKLPPKKTKDAKETDSPSK, encoded by the exons ATGAATCTCAACCATCAGGTTACAACCAGCAAAGGTGACTCTTACTGTCTGGAGGCAATGAGGACTAGAGAACACTCGACCCCAACCAAGAAGCCGACATCT CCCAAGCCTGAAAATGCCATCACCATTGCAGTGTCATCGCGGGTCCTCTTCAACATGGATGTGGAGCAGCAGATCTTTGAGCAGAAGGGAATGGAGGAATATCTGAAGTATCAGGTCGATCATGAGACAGAGCTGTTTAAACCAGGACCTGCTTTCTCCTTTATTAAG GCTCTGGAAGCGGTCAATGCACAACTGAGAGATCTATACCCGGAGAGTGAAGAGCTCTTTGATGTGGTCCTGATGACCAACAATCATGCTCACGTTGGAGTCAGGCTCATCAACTCAATCAACCACTACA AGCTCTTTATCGAGCGCTTCTGCATGACCGGAGGTAACAGCCCAATCGGGTACCTGAAAGCCTACCACACCAACTTGTACCTGTCTGCTGACTCaatgaaagtgagagaggcCATAGAGGAAG GCATTGCAGCGGCCACCATGTTCACATCAGAGAAAGTGACACAGGTGTCAGAGACTCAGCTGCGAGTGGCCTTTGATGGAGATGCGGTGCTGTTTTCGGATGAGTCAGAGAGGATCTATAAAACACAGGGCCTGGACAAATTCTTCGAACATGAAAAGGCCCATGAAAACAAGCCCCTTGATCAT GGGCCACTAAAAGGATTCTTGGAAGTTCTGGGGAAACTACAGAGGAAATTTTATGCCAAAGGCCATCGTATGGACTGTCCCATTCGCACTTATCTGGTGACGGCTCGTAGTGCAGCTAGTTCAGGCTCCCGAGCACTGAAGACACTCCGTGCTTGGGGTCTGGAGACAGACGAGGCCCTCTTCCTGGCTGGAGCTCCAAAAGGCCCCATGCTGGCGAAGATCAAACCCCATATCTTCTTCGATGACCAGATGTTCCATATAGAGGGGGCTGCAGAGCTTGGCACTGTGGCAGCTCATGTTCCATATGGAATTGCCCAGAAGCTGCCACCAAAGAAAACGAAGGACGCAAAAGAGACTGATTCACCCTCTAAATGA